Proteins from a single region of Bradyrhizobium diazoefficiens:
- a CDS encoding response regulator transcription factor, whose product MSAPSTHLVIADDHPLFRDALRQAVAGVLSTAKIDEAGSFEDLTKLLEQTSDVDLILLDLSMPGISGFSGLIYLRAQYPAIPVVIVSASDDSATIRRSLDFGASGFIPKRFGVETLRDAILKVMEGDVWVPADTDLSAAADPDMTKLRDRLVTLTPQQVRVLMMLSEGLLNKQIAYELGVSEATIKAHVSAILQKLGVESRTQAVIAAAKIAGGQWKQGTPTG is encoded by the coding sequence ATGAGCGCTCCCTCCACCCATCTCGTCATCGCCGATGACCATCCGCTGTTCCGCGATGCGCTGCGGCAGGCGGTGGCGGGCGTCCTGAGCACGGCGAAGATCGACGAGGCCGGCTCGTTCGAGGATCTGACGAAATTGCTGGAACAGACGTCGGACGTCGATCTGATCCTGCTCGACCTTTCGATGCCCGGCATCTCCGGCTTCTCAGGCCTGATCTATCTGCGCGCGCAATATCCGGCGATCCCGGTGGTGATCGTCTCGGCCTCCGACGACAGCGCGACGATCCGGCGCTCGCTCGATTTCGGCGCCTCCGGCTTCATCCCGAAGCGGTTCGGCGTCGAGACGCTGCGCGATGCCATCCTCAAGGTCATGGAGGGTGATGTCTGGGTTCCCGCCGACACCGACCTCTCGGCCGCTGCCGACCCCGACATGACCAAGCTGCGCGACCGCCTGGTGACCCTGACGCCGCAGCAGGTGCGGGTATTGATGATGTTGTCGGAGGGACTGCTGAATAAGCAGATCGCCTACGAGCTCGGGGTCTCCGAAGCGACCATCAAGGCGCATGTCTCGGCCATCCTGCAAAAGCTCGGCGTCGAGAGCCGGACGCAGGCGGTGATCGCGGCGGCGAAGATCGCCGGCGGCCAGTGGAAGCAGGGCACCCCGACGGGGTAA
- a CDS encoding MFS transporter, with translation MTMAAAAGGVGARGMTGEEKKVIFASSLGTVFEWYDFYLYGWTAAQIGKAFYSAFDANTQFIFALLTFSAGFLVRPLGALVFGRVGDLVGRKYTFLVTISIMGLSTFLVGLTPGYQTIGWLAPTILIGLRLLQGLALGGEYGGAATYVAEHAPQGRRGFYTSWIQTTATIGLFLSLLIVYIVRNSMSADAFGDPGLSGGWRIPYLLSILLLGISIWIRMQLSESPLFQKMKEEGKGSKAPLSEAFGNWQNGKIALIALLGLTAGQAVIWYGGQFYARVFLVNTLKVPANSADIALIIALAIATVGFLFFGWLSDKIGRKPIILAGCLLGALTYHFAFSLLTSAANPALEKALASAPVSVIADPKDCNVLFDPVGGRVFTSSCDVARNALIASSVNFKLEPSAPGSLAKVVVGTKSFDSVNGNGADPKAFAAARTAFTTAVTAAVGEAGYPIKGADPAAINMPLLIVVLTYLAILVTMVYGPIAAALVELFPTRIRYTSMSLPYHIGNGWFGGLLPPIAVALVAATGNIYAGLWYPIAIASITFIVGLIFVPETKDVDVTKT, from the coding sequence ATGACGATGGCAGCGGCCGCCGGCGGCGTCGGGGCGCGGGGCATGACTGGCGAAGAGAAGAAGGTCATCTTCGCATCTTCACTCGGTACCGTATTCGAATGGTATGACTTCTATCTGTACGGATGGACCGCAGCCCAGATCGGCAAGGCGTTCTACTCGGCGTTCGACGCAAACACGCAGTTCATCTTCGCGCTCCTGACCTTTTCGGCGGGCTTCCTGGTTCGCCCCCTCGGCGCGCTGGTGTTCGGCCGGGTCGGCGACCTCGTCGGCCGCAAATATACCTTCCTCGTCACCATCTCCATCATGGGCCTGTCGACCTTCCTCGTCGGCCTGACGCCGGGTTATCAGACGATCGGCTGGCTGGCTCCGACGATCCTGATCGGTTTGCGTCTTCTGCAAGGCCTCGCCTTGGGCGGCGAGTACGGTGGCGCCGCAACTTACGTGGCCGAGCATGCTCCGCAGGGGCGCCGTGGATTTTACACATCCTGGATTCAGACCACCGCAACGATCGGATTGTTCCTGTCGCTGCTGATCGTCTACATCGTCCGCAACAGCATGAGCGCCGACGCATTCGGCGATCCAGGCCTTTCGGGCGGCTGGCGCATTCCCTACCTGCTCTCGATCCTGCTGCTCGGCATCTCGATCTGGATCCGCATGCAATTATCGGAATCGCCGCTGTTCCAGAAGATGAAGGAGGAAGGCAAGGGCTCCAAGGCGCCTCTGTCGGAAGCCTTCGGCAATTGGCAGAACGGAAAGATCGCGCTGATCGCCCTGCTCGGCCTCACCGCGGGCCAGGCCGTGATCTGGTACGGTGGGCAGTTCTACGCGCGCGTCTTCCTCGTCAATACGCTCAAGGTTCCGGCGAACTCGGCTGATATCGCGCTTATTATTGCGCTCGCGATCGCGACCGTCGGCTTCCTGTTCTTCGGCTGGCTCTCTGACAAGATCGGTCGCAAGCCGATCATCCTGGCCGGCTGTCTGCTCGGCGCATTGACCTATCATTTCGCCTTCAGCCTGTTGACGTCCGCCGCCAACCCGGCGCTCGAGAAGGCGCTGGCGAGCGCCCCCGTGTCCGTCATTGCCGACCCGAAGGACTGCAACGTGCTGTTCGACCCCGTCGGCGGCAGGGTATTCACCAGTTCCTGCGACGTCGCCCGCAACGCGCTGATCGCGTCGTCGGTGAACTTCAAGCTGGAGCCCAGCGCGCCCGGCAGCCTCGCCAAGGTCGTCGTCGGCACTAAATCGTTCGACTCCGTGAACGGCAATGGCGCCGATCCCAAGGCCTTCGCGGCCGCTCGCACGGCGTTCACGACGGCAGTGACCGCTGCGGTCGGCGAAGCCGGCTACCCGATCAAGGGCGCTGATCCGGCCGCGATCAACATGCCGCTGCTGATCGTTGTCCTGACCTACCTCGCGATCCTCGTGACCATGGTGTACGGCCCCATCGCAGCCGCCCTCGTCGAACTGTTTCCGACGCGGATTCGCTACACCTCCATGTCCCTGCCCTATCATATCGGCAATGGCTGGTTCGGAGGTTTACTGCCGCCGATCGCCGTCGCGCTGGTCGCCGCGACGGGCAATATCTACGCAGGTCTTTGGTACCCGATCGCGATCGCATCGATCACCTTCATCGTCGGCTTGATCTTCGTCCCAGAAACCAAGGACGTCGACGTCACCAAGACCTGA
- a CDS encoding secondary thiamine-phosphate synthase enzyme YjbQ — protein sequence MTSAKSVTRSAPSTVQATTIVSSLLTVQTPGRGFTDLTSDVAKFITEAHAGDGALTLFIRHTSASLTIQENADPAVLVDLTTALSRLAPENVPWTHDTEGPDDMPAHVKTMLTQTSLHVPVLDGKLALGTWQAIYLVEHRVRPHRREVVLQFIGGNS from the coding sequence ATGACATCAGCCAAATCCGTGACGCGATCGGCTCCATCGACAGTCCAAGCCACCACGATCGTATCGTCACTGCTCACCGTGCAGACGCCAGGCCGGGGCTTCACCGATCTCACCAGCGACGTTGCAAAGTTCATCACCGAGGCCCATGCCGGCGACGGCGCGCTGACGCTGTTCATCCGTCACACTTCGGCGTCGCTGACGATCCAGGAAAACGCCGATCCGGCCGTGCTCGTCGACCTCACCACCGCGCTGTCACGGCTCGCGCCGGAAAATGTGCCGTGGACCCATGATACCGAAGGGCCCGACGACATGCCCGCGCACGTCAAGACGATGCTGACGCAGACGTCGCTGCACGTGCCGGTGCTGGACGGGAAGCTCGCGCTCGGCACCTGGCAGGCGATCTATCTGGTCGAGCACCGCGTCCGTCCGCACCGGCGCGAGGTGGTGCTTCAGTTCATCGGCGGCAATTCGTAG
- a CDS encoding AtpZ/AtpI family protein, with translation MAQDTGHGENGDRDRSPDEAALSERLGSLDQRLSELRGRHVKTEQPAGDGGDGAARASAMALGFRLSSELIAGVIVGAGIGWGFDRLLSTSPFGFIVFTLLGFVAGVVNVVRTAGAGQNSRGGS, from the coding sequence ATGGCTCAGGACACGGGACACGGCGAGAATGGAGATCGCGATAGATCGCCCGACGAAGCTGCGCTTTCCGAACGGCTCGGAAGTCTTGATCAGCGGTTGTCCGAATTACGCGGCCGCCACGTCAAGACCGAGCAACCCGCAGGTGACGGTGGAGACGGAGCGGCCAGAGCCTCGGCGATGGCGCTTGGTTTTCGGCTATCCTCCGAGTTGATCGCCGGGGTCATCGTCGGGGCGGGGATTGGCTGGGGTTTCGACCGCTTGCTGTCGACGTCGCCTTTCGGATTCATCGTGTTCACGCTGCTGGGCTTCGTGGCCGGCGTGGTGAATGTGGTGAGGACGGCGGGCGCAGGTCAGAACAGCCGCGGTGGTTCTTAA
- a CDS encoding F0F1 ATP synthase subunit A — MKIDPIHQFNIEPLFTIGHIGNHTIAFTNSSLYMLVAVAIISILMLASGTQLVPGRLQSVAEISYEFVASTIRSTAGAEGMKFFPLVFSIFMFLCVSNLVGVIPYTFTISSHLIVTVALALLVFFTVLIYGVAKNGLRFFKIFVPHGVPGYILPLVMFIEILSFFLRPVSHSVRLFANMLAGHIALKVFAGFVAMLGFSLGAIGWVGGVLPLALTIALYALEILVAFLQAYVFAILTCIYLNDAIHPGH, encoded by the coding sequence ATGAAAATCGATCCGATCCACCAGTTCAACATCGAGCCTCTCTTCACGATCGGCCATATCGGCAATCACACGATCGCTTTCACCAATTCGTCGCTCTACATGCTGGTGGCGGTCGCGATCATTTCGATCCTGATGCTAGCCAGCGGCACGCAGCTGGTTCCGGGCCGGCTGCAGTCAGTCGCGGAAATCTCCTACGAGTTCGTCGCCTCGACCATCCGTTCGACGGCCGGCGCAGAAGGCATGAAGTTCTTCCCGCTGGTCTTCTCGATCTTCATGTTCCTCTGCGTATCGAACCTCGTCGGCGTCATCCCCTATACCTTCACGATCTCGAGCCATCTGATCGTCACCGTGGCGTTGGCGCTGCTGGTCTTCTTCACGGTGCTGATTTACGGCGTCGCCAAGAACGGCCTGAGGTTCTTCAAGATCTTCGTCCCTCACGGTGTCCCCGGCTACATCCTGCCGCTGGTCATGTTCATCGAGATCCTGTCGTTCTTCCTGCGGCCGGTCTCGCACAGCGTCCGTCTGTTCGCCAACATGCTGGCCGGCCACATCGCGCTGAAGGTGTTCGCAGGCTTCGTCGCCATGCTGGGCTTCTCCCTCGGTGCCATCGGCTGGGTCGGCGGCGTGCTGCCGCTGGCGCTCACGATCGCGCTGTACGCTCTCGAGATTCTGGTCGCGTTCCTGCAAGCCTATGTGTTTGCGATCCTGACCTGCATCTACCTCAACGACGCCATTCATCCTGGACACTGA
- a CDS encoding F0F1 ATP synthase subunit C — MDATAAKLIGAGIACIGMGGAGVGVGVIFGNYLAAAVRNPSAAQGQFGNLIFGFAVTEALGIFSLLIALLLLFVF, encoded by the coding sequence ATGGACGCGACAGCAGCAAAACTCATCGGCGCGGGCATCGCGTGCATCGGCATGGGCGGCGCGGGCGTCGGCGTGGGCGTGATCTTCGGCAACTACCTCGCCGCAGCCGTCCGCAACCCGTCGGCTGCGCAGGGCCAGTTCGGCAACCTGATTTTCGGCTTTGCCGTGACCGAAGCGCTCGGCATCTTCTCGCTGCTGATCGCGCTGCTTCTGCTGTTCGTTTTCTAA
- a CDS encoding F0F1 ATP synthase subunit B', with product MAESHGEAKGPESGAHTEADGAHHAGAFPPFESSTFASQLVSLAIFFVLLYVIVSKLALPKVGGAIEARQNKIEGDLTEAQKLKDQSEAALKAYEGELASARSRAQAIGNESRDKANAQTEAERKVLEEQLAAKLAEAEKTIASTRTTAMRNVRGIAADAAGTIVQRLTGVVPDAASINAAVDASLKG from the coding sequence ATGGCCGAGAGTCATGGCGAGGCGAAAGGCCCCGAGAGCGGCGCCCACACCGAAGCCGACGGCGCTCATCACGCCGGCGCGTTTCCGCCGTTCGAGAGCAGCACCTTTGCTTCGCAGCTGGTGTCGCTCGCGATCTTCTTCGTCCTGCTTTATGTGATCGTGTCCAAGCTCGCCCTGCCGAAGGTCGGCGGTGCGATCGAGGCGCGCCAGAACAAGATCGAGGGTGACCTTACCGAGGCGCAGAAGCTGAAGGATCAGTCCGAGGCGGCGCTGAAGGCTTACGAAGGCGAGCTCGCTTCGGCGCGTTCGCGGGCGCAGGCGATCGGCAACGAATCCCGCGACAAGGCGAATGCGCAGACGGAAGCCGAGCGCAAGGTCCTGGAAGAGCAATTGGCGGCCAAGCTCGCCGAGGCGGAGAAGACCATCGCCTCGACCCGCACGACCGCCATGCGCAACGTCCGCGGCATCGCGGCCGATGCGGCAGGCACCATCGTGCAGCGGCTCACCGGCGTCGTTCCGGATGCGGCGTCGATCAATGCCGCCGTTGATGCGTCCTTGAAGGGTTAG
- a CDS encoding ATP F0F1 synthase subunit B (Produces ATP from ADP in the presence of a proton gradient across the membrane. Subunit B is part of the membrane proton channel.) encodes MFFEPETWVAVAFVILMVVFGYLGIFKKAVAALDHRADRIKAELDDATRLKQEAAKVLADYKARSATAEREAADIIANAKSEAERIAAEAKVKMEDFVARRTKTAESKIALAEAQALADVRAAAAEAAVQAASTILSQSVKGQVADDLLAKGITEVRQKLN; translated from the coding sequence ATGTTCTTCGAACCTGAAACCTGGGTCGCCGTCGCCTTCGTGATCCTGATGGTCGTGTTCGGCTATCTCGGGATCTTCAAGAAGGCGGTGGCTGCACTCGACCATCGCGCCGACCGTATCAAGGCCGAGCTCGACGACGCGACGCGTCTCAAGCAGGAAGCCGCCAAGGTGCTTGCCGACTACAAGGCGCGCAGTGCCACGGCCGAACGCGAGGCTGCCGACATCATCGCCAACGCCAAGTCCGAAGCCGAGCGCATCGCAGCCGAGGCCAAGGTGAAGATGGAGGACTTCGTCGCCCGCCGCACCAAGACCGCGGAGAGCAAGATCGCGCTCGCCGAGGCACAGGCGCTGGCCGATGTCCGCGCCGCAGCCGCGGAAGCCGCCGTCCAGGCCGCCTCCACGATCCTGTCGCAATCGGTCAAGGGCCAAGTCGCCGACGATCTGCTCGCCAAGGGCATCACCGAGGTTCGCCAGAAGCTGAACTGA
- a CDS encoding GNAT family protein, producing the protein MALFRLPSSGPAALAPRGNGLLLRAPQMSDFLQWAHLRESSRDYLTPWEPIWPSDDLTRSGFRRRLRRYSEDIAADRSYPFLIFRELDGAMVGGITLANVRRGIVQAGTIGYWVGQPHAHRGYMTAALRVLLPTLFGELNLHRVEAACIPTNTPSIRVLEKCGFSREGLARRYLCINGIWQDHLLFGLLHEDFRG; encoded by the coding sequence ATGGCCCTGTTTCGCCTGCCGTCCAGTGGACCTGCGGCTCTCGCCCCCCGCGGCAACGGACTGTTGCTGCGCGCACCGCAGATGTCGGACTTTTTGCAATGGGCGCACTTGCGCGAGAGCAGCCGCGATTACCTGACGCCCTGGGAGCCGATCTGGCCGTCGGACGACCTCACCCGGTCCGGCTTCCGCCGCCGCCTACGCCGCTATTCCGAGGACATCGCCGCGGACCGCTCCTATCCGTTTCTGATCTTCCGCGAGCTCGATGGCGCCATGGTCGGCGGCATCACGCTCGCCAATGTCCGCCGCGGCATCGTTCAGGCCGGCACCATCGGCTATTGGGTCGGCCAGCCCCATGCCCATCGTGGCTACATGACGGCGGCGCTGCGGGTGCTGCTGCCAACACTGTTCGGCGAGCTCAATCTGCACCGGGTCGAGGCAGCCTGCATTCCCACCAACACACCGTCGATTCGGGTGCTGGAGAAGTGCGGCTTCTCCCGCGAGGGGCTGGCGCGCCGCTATCTCTGCATCAACGGGATCTGGCAGGACCATCTGCTGTTCGGCTTGCTGCACGAGGATTTCCGCGGCTGA
- a CDS encoding pitrilysin family protein, translating into MSVEISKLASGLTVVTDNMPHLETAALGVWAGVGGRDEKPNEHGISHLLEHMAFKGTTGRSSREIVEEIEAVGGDLNAGTSTETTSYYARVMKADVPLALDVLADILANPAFEPDELEREKNVIVQEIGAAQDTPDDVVFEHLNELCYPDQPMGRSLLGTAKTLRAFNRDSLRDYLSTHYRGPDMVVAAAGAIDHKQVVAEVEKRFASFQATPGPKPQAARFGKGAAKVVHRELEQAHLTLALEGVPQTDPSLFSLQVFTNILGGGMSSRLFQEVREKRGLCYSIYTFHAPYTDTGFFGLYTGTDPADAPEMMEVVVDIMNDSVETLTEAEIARAKAQMKAGLLMALESCSSRAEQLARHVLAYGRPQTVQELVARIDAVSVESTRDAARALLSRSRPAVVALGSGRGLDTAVSFAEGLTRARAKARLH; encoded by the coding sequence ATGAGCGTCGAGATCTCCAAGCTTGCCTCCGGCCTGACCGTCGTCACCGACAACATGCCTCACCTCGAGACCGCCGCGCTCGGCGTCTGGGCCGGCGTCGGTGGCCGCGACGAGAAGCCGAACGAGCACGGCATCTCCCATCTGCTCGAGCACATGGCGTTCAAGGGCACGACCGGGCGCTCCTCGCGCGAGATCGTGGAGGAGATCGAGGCGGTCGGCGGCGACCTCAATGCCGGCACCTCGACCGAGACGACGTCCTATTATGCCCGCGTGATGAAGGCCGATGTGCCGCTGGCGCTCGACGTGCTCGCCGACATCCTTGCCAATCCCGCCTTCGAGCCGGACGAACTCGAACGCGAGAAGAATGTCATCGTGCAGGAGATCGGCGCGGCCCAGGACACGCCCGACGATGTCGTGTTCGAGCATCTCAACGAGCTCTGCTATCCCGACCAGCCGATGGGCCGCTCGCTGCTCGGCACCGCCAAGACCTTGCGCGCCTTCAACCGCGATTCGCTGCGCGATTATCTCTCGACGCATTATCGCGGCCCCGACATGGTGGTGGCCGCGGCCGGTGCCATCGACCACAAGCAGGTCGTCGCCGAGGTCGAAAAGCGTTTCGCAAGCTTCCAGGCGACCCCGGGGCCGAAGCCCCAGGCGGCCCGGTTCGGCAAGGGTGCTGCCAAGGTCGTGCATCGCGAACTCGAGCAGGCGCATCTGACGCTGGCGCTGGAGGGCGTGCCGCAGACCGATCCGTCGCTGTTCTCGCTCCAGGTCTTCACCAACATCCTCGGCGGCGGAATGTCGTCGCGGCTGTTCCAGGAGGTGCGCGAGAAACGCGGCCTCTGCTACTCGATCTACACCTTTCATGCCCCCTATACCGACACCGGTTTCTTCGGTCTCTACACCGGCACTGATCCAGCCGACGCGCCGGAGATGATGGAAGTTGTGGTCGACATCATGAATGATTCGGTCGAGACCCTGACCGAGGCCGAGATCGCCCGCGCCAAGGCGCAGATGAAGGCGGGTCTGCTGATGGCGCTGGAGAGCTGCTCGTCGCGTGCCGAACAGCTCGCCCGCCACGTGCTGGCCTATGGGCGGCCGCAGACAGTGCAGGAGCTGGTGGCCCGGATCGACGCCGTCAGCGTCGAATCGACCCGCGATGCGGCGCGTGCACTGCTTTCGCGCAGCCGCCCTGCGGTGGTTGCATTGGGTAGCGGCAGGGGTCTGGACACGGCGGTGTCTTTTGCGGAAGGATTGACCCGGGCACGTGCCAAGGCGCGGTTGCATTAG
- the thrC gene encoding threonine synthase: protein MTRYISTRGEAPELGFCDVMLTGLARDGGLYVPVTWPQLSAETIAGFFGRPYWEVAVDVIRPFVGGEISDAELGRMANEAYATFRHPAVVPLRQMSPHQFVLELFHGPTLAFKDVAMQLISRLMDHVLAKRGQRTTIVVATSGDTGGAAVEAFAGLENVDLIVLFPHGRISEVQQRMMTTTGAANVHALAVEGNFDDCQALVKGMFNNHRFRDATSLSGVNSINWARIVAQVVYYFTSAVTAGAPARAVDFIVPTGNFGDIFAGYVAKRMGLPVRTLRIAANVNDILARTLKTGIYEVREVHATASPSMDIQISSNFERLLFEASKRDAAGVRRLMEQLKQSGRFVLPDAMLAGIREEFDAGRADETETAAAIRAAWREAGELVDPHTAVALAVADRDTTDTTVPNIVLSTAHPAKFPDAVEAACGQRPQLPAWLDGLMTKSEHMKVMKNDQSEVERFVLSVSRAAKQGVAG from the coding sequence TTGACTCGTTATATCTCGACCCGGGGCGAGGCCCCTGAGCTTGGCTTCTGCGACGTGATGCTGACCGGGCTTGCCCGCGACGGCGGCCTGTATGTGCCAGTGACCTGGCCGCAGCTTTCGGCTGAGACCATCGCCGGCTTCTTTGGCCGCCCCTATTGGGAGGTCGCGGTCGACGTGATCCGTCCCTTCGTCGGCGGCGAGATTTCGGACGCCGAGCTGGGCCGCATGGCGAACGAGGCCTATGCCACCTTCCGTCATCCGGCTGTGGTGCCGCTGCGCCAGATGTCGCCGCATCAATTCGTGCTCGAGTTATTCCACGGTCCGACGCTCGCCTTCAAGGACGTGGCGATGCAGCTGATCTCGCGGCTGATGGATCATGTGCTCGCCAAGCGCGGCCAGCGCACCACCATCGTGGTTGCGACCTCAGGCGACACCGGCGGCGCCGCGGTCGAAGCCTTCGCCGGCTTGGAAAATGTCGACCTCATCGTGCTGTTCCCGCACGGCCGCATCTCCGAAGTGCAGCAGCGCATGATGACGACGACCGGGGCGGCCAATGTCCACGCGCTCGCGGTCGAGGGCAATTTCGACGATTGCCAGGCGCTCGTGAAGGGGATGTTCAACAACCATCGCTTCCGCGATGCGACGTCGCTGTCCGGCGTCAATTCCATCAACTGGGCCCGCATCGTTGCGCAGGTGGTCTATTATTTCACCTCCGCGGTCACGGCCGGCGCGCCGGCCCGCGCGGTGGACTTCATCGTGCCGACCGGCAATTTCGGCGATATTTTTGCAGGTTATGTCGCCAAGCGCATGGGTCTCCCCGTCCGGACCCTGCGCATTGCCGCCAACGTCAACGACATCCTCGCCCGCACGCTCAAGACCGGCATCTACGAGGTGCGCGAAGTGCACGCCACCGCGTCCCCGTCGATGGACATCCAGATCTCCTCGAATTTCGAGCGGCTGCTGTTCGAGGCGAGCAAGCGCGATGCAGCCGGCGTGCGCCGGCTGATGGAGCAGCTGAAACAGTCCGGGCGCTTCGTGCTGCCGGATGCGATGCTGGCCGGGATCCGCGAAGAATTCGACGCCGGCCGCGCCGACGAGACCGAAACCGCGGCTGCGATCCGTGCCGCCTGGCGCGAAGCCGGCGAGCTCGTCGATCCCCATACCGCCGTGGCGCTCGCGGTCGCCGACCGCGACACCACGGATACGACCGTGCCCAATATCGTGCTCTCCACCGCGCATCCGGCCAAATTCCCTGACGCCGTGGAGGCGGCTTGCGGCCAGCGGCCGCAACTGCCGGCCTGGCTCGACGGTCTCATGACCAAATCCGAACACATGAAGGTGATGAAGAACGATCAGAGCGAGGTGGAGCGGTTCGTGCTGTCGGTCAGCCGCGCTGCCAAACAGGGAGTTGCCGGATGA
- a CDS encoding response regulator transcription factor, producing MQDTAKPATKVLIVDDHPVVLSGCRTLFASDHSIRIDEASDAKSGHRAYVSKRPDVTVIDISLPDVSGFELMRRIRKDDPDAKIIMFSMNDDPAFVVRAVELGAQGYVSKGDDPRILLKAVRKVAAGDNFISPQLAEAVTFSGAAIKANPASQMTPRELEILRLLGRGNKIVEVAEALGISYKTVANTTSLLKQKLGAKNHSDLIRIAVEIGMN from the coding sequence ATGCAAGATACCGCCAAGCCGGCGACCAAAGTTCTGATCGTCGACGACCATCCCGTGGTGCTGTCAGGGTGTCGCACCCTGTTTGCGTCCGATCATTCGATCCGGATCGACGAGGCGAGCGACGCCAAATCCGGGCACCGGGCCTATGTCAGCAAGCGTCCCGACGTGACGGTGATCGACATCAGCCTGCCCGACGTTTCCGGCTTCGAGCTGATGCGCCGGATCCGCAAGGACGATCCGGATGCCAAGATCATCATGTTCAGCATGAACGACGACCCGGCCTTCGTGGTGCGCGCGGTGGAGCTGGGAGCGCAGGGCTATGTCTCCAAGGGCGACGACCCCCGGATCCTGCTCAAGGCCGTGCGCAAAGTGGCCGCGGGCGACAATTTCATCTCGCCGCAGCTTGCAGAGGCCGTGACGTTCTCGGGTGCTGCGATCAAGGCCAATCCCGCCTCGCAGATGACACCGCGGGAGCTCGAGATCCTCCGCCTGCTCGGGCGCGGCAACAAGATCGTGGAGGTCGCCGAGGCCCTCGGCATCTCCTACAAGACCGTCGCCAACACCACGTCCCTGCTCAAGCAGAAGCTCGGAGCCAAGAACCACTCGGACCTGATCCGGATCGCGGTGGAAATCGGGATGAACTGA
- a CDS encoding histidine kinase, with amino-acid sequence MWQRLSFGTQLFLPLGLSFVAALVMGGVLLQTFAAGQLADENEPGRNATRTVAVALNSALGASDSPRKVLDAFVNSLGTSSDIQFRPVEAGPVPPAKDGLRDVHGVPRWFVDLIVIPDMDAASPVIIDGRHVGDIVFTPDLSADLFEKWIAFLALMSLIAVLMVLTGAIAYLFARSVLRPLRDLGAGLSRIRGGDYATPIPVAGPPEIRQSCEEANALSETLAQLSQDNRDLLHRLVSLQDNERRDLARELHDELGPLLFSIRAGTIALSDASQQTGHLGNSVQEVMRSVEALQQTNRRILDRLRPLYIEELGLEASVQTLLRNFRRQAPHIGLTARIDPELDGIDGALAQTVYRVIQEALTNVLRHAAARNVHVEAAIAGDALVIEVSDDGGGFPADNVFGRGLTGMHERVRALSGSLSLLRADERTYVRCRLPLGEMHDQISG; translated from the coding sequence ATGTGGCAACGGCTCTCATTCGGGACTCAACTGTTTCTTCCGCTCGGTTTGAGCTTTGTCGCCGCGCTCGTCATGGGCGGCGTGCTGCTCCAGACGTTCGCGGCAGGCCAACTGGCCGACGAGAATGAGCCCGGTCGAAACGCGACCCGGACCGTCGCTGTCGCACTCAATAGCGCTCTCGGCGCCTCGGACAGTCCACGGAAGGTGCTTGACGCTTTTGTCAATTCTTTGGGCACCTCCTCTGACATTCAATTCCGCCCCGTGGAGGCGGGTCCTGTGCCCCCTGCGAAAGACGGCCTGCGCGACGTGCATGGCGTGCCGCGATGGTTCGTGGACCTGATCGTCATTCCCGACATGGACGCGGCGTCTCCTGTCATCATCGACGGCAGGCACGTCGGCGACATCGTGTTCACACCCGACCTGTCGGCCGACCTGTTCGAAAAATGGATCGCCTTTCTGGCACTGATGAGCCTCATTGCGGTGCTGATGGTATTGACCGGAGCGATCGCCTATCTCTTCGCAAGATCGGTGCTGCGGCCGCTGCGAGATCTCGGTGCGGGCTTGAGCCGAATTCGGGGCGGCGATTATGCAACGCCCATTCCGGTCGCTGGCCCGCCGGAAATTCGGCAGAGCTGCGAGGAAGCCAATGCCCTCTCAGAGACGCTCGCGCAATTGAGCCAGGACAATCGCGATCTCTTGCACCGGCTGGTGTCGCTCCAGGATAATGAGCGGCGCGATCTCGCCCGCGAGCTGCATGACGAGCTTGGCCCCCTGCTATTCAGCATCCGCGCCGGTACGATCGCGTTGAGCGACGCCTCGCAGCAGACGGGACATCTCGGCAACTCCGTGCAGGAGGTGATGCGATCCGTCGAGGCGCTCCAGCAGACCAACCGCCGCATCCTCGACCGGCTGCGGCCGCTCTACATCGAGGAATTGGGGCTCGAGGCCAGCGTGCAGACGTTGCTCCGGAATTTTCGCAGGCAGGCGCCGCATATCGGCCTCACCGCAAGGATCGATCCTGAGCTCGACGGGATCGACGGGGCGCTGGCCCAGACCGTTTACCGCGTAATCCAGGAGGCGTTGACCAACGTGCTTCGTCATGCCGCAGCACGCAACGTCCATGTGGAGGCGGCAATTGCCGGCGATGCACTCGTCATCGAAGTTTCCGACGACGGCGGCGGCTTTCCCGCCGACAACGTCTTCGGCCGCGGCCTGACCGGCATGCATGAACGCGTGCGCGCTCTCAGCGGATCGCTGTCACTCCTGCGCGCGGACGAACGAACCTATGTGCGCTGCCGTCTTCCGCTCGGCGAAATGCACGACCAGATCTCCGGTTAG